The DNA window GATAATCAaacgaaggagaaaaaagtcCAATATGACTTCGCTCTTACGGTGATGATTTCAAAGACACAGCGTGCcaaagtttatttttccagATGCACACATCTTGAGTTTCATAATGAATTCTTTAGCTATACCAACGCAACTCTTAGTAGAGCAATTGAATTTCCACCGAACACCCCAGCATTGTTCACCTAATCTGGTCATTGCCGTTCCTCCAGTTTTGGTAGCGGTGTCGTAAGTGAGCGAACCGGGATCCTGACAAGCAGCAGCATGGACGATTTTGGTGTGTCGTCGCGAAGAAGCTACTTCGGGCTTCCGGCTAGCCACAACAACCGAATCGAGCCTGGTAAAAGGCCGCTCTCTTCGATGTCGCCTAGCATAATCGTCGACGCGCATGGCGACGTTCGAATGGTGGTGGGAGCTGCAGGCGGGACAAAAATCACCACAGCGGTTGCATACGTGAGTCCGAACTTGTTATTCAGATACGCGGGAAACTTCCTCTAGGGTATCGCATGAGGTTGTCATTGGGATGTAAACGTTGAATCAGATGTTCTTGACGGTGCAGGTGATCGCGAGGCACCTGTGGATCAAAGAGACGATTAAAGAGGCAGTTGACGCGGCGCGGATCCATCACCAGCTCATTCCTATGGAGGTATCCTACGAGTACGGTGTTCCCAAGTCTTTGGTCGACGGCCTGCATGCCATGGGACACGAGACATCAAGGTACCGCGACCGCGGAAGTGTCGTGTGTGCAATTGTACGTGTAAACGGCACGGTCTACGCTAATGCCGATTACCGCAAGGGTGGCGAGGTGTATGGTATCGATTGACGAAGGTGCAAATCAGGCAAAGTGAAACGTAGTTCCAATTCCGATTCTCTGAAACATACCATTTGCAGaactataatacatatatgtagaCCTCAGGTGAACCACAATTTACATTTCCACAACTGTTTTCGCCCTTTTTTCTGTATAAACTTAACACGAATAAGACCGAATAATTTTGCAGCGTGTCAACAGAATCAGACGCTTGCTACGAAATGCAAAGAATATACTGCTTAGTTTTAGTTTGTTCTAATAACGAACGAATATGTTATGTCGGAACCTCGGTCTGCAatataatgatatttttatatatatcgAAAGAAACTCTTGAGCAAATCTCGTTCTTCGTATCTCTCAGAGGATAATTTATGTACGCGATCGTAGCCACGCGAAATCAAGTGCATAATAAGTCGTGAAAAGATACTATGAACTTTACaccttatattatacattcgtGTTGACGTATAACGATACTGTATCATTCGAATGTACGTATCGTGTATACAAAAACATTGCAACGTCAAACagatatatttaatttcgCAAACACGTGGAAGCTCCAACCAAGGAGTGCAGCAAGTaacaatattacaatattcTGCATGGCTTGCAAATGTATCGAGATAGTAATTATAAGATTtgcctttttcttctttttacaaatttctctCACGACATTATGCGCAAGTTATCAAACTCATATCAACTTCATATTGTGCAGCTGCACTTGACGTATGTATACTGCAGCGTATGCGTTATACGCCgcattaaaatatatattactcGTCTATTTGTCAACTAGGTGAGTATCAACGTCGAATAGTTTTGAGTCATGTATTCAAACATAGACATgtttggacaattttttttcccacctgTATTTACGTATGAGTcatctgaaaaaatatcattctctctttatttctcGCACAATCGGATCACAAACGATGTCAGAGTCGTCTGCACGCTATCTCTGCCAATATCTTCAACCTTTCAATCAATCTATCAATTGATTCGACCTACGCATGTTATTCATACGCAAGTATAATCAACCTGCAGGTGAATTTAGAAGTCGTAGAACGTTTGGCAACAAGGTATGTGCGATTCATATTTACATATGTACAGAATGTACGACAAAGATTATTCTGGGTTGTAATTGGTTCACCTAAGTAAGAAACGTTATCGCTTAGCGATTAGGTGGCATAGATATAAATATTCTATACCTGTGTTCGTTGAAACTGTGGTGGAATAGTTGTCAATATAGCCGATGGGTAGATATGCCTAGACGGGTCGTAGATATCGAAACTTCTGTACAAATATCAGGTGTAACCgttttcacgaaaaaaatgAACTGCCCATTAGTAGTATAAGCTATTTTAAGCTCACGCGAAGAACGTGCGgccaaatattatttttttttattattcatacgGAGGTATGAAAtgagttcaaatttatatGGTCAAGGAGACAACTGTTCAACCATTGACACAGCTGGTTGAAAATTAGACGCAAAAGAATCCTTGCtcattttcaagaattttatacACGTGTCGAATCGATTCGTGactcattattttttatcttcctgCTTTGACACATTATTATTGCCTGTGTGACGGTTCGATGGGAAATTCaagacttctttttttttcaaaagaaagGTACGTAAGAAATAAGAAGCGTAATTTTccgtaattaaaaataagtGATTACAACACTgcatttttcatatcattGAATAATACTCGCAGTATCAAGTATAAGTAAACAATATGGAACTATGGAAATTGTTTGCATAGGATTAAATCTATAAAGATATGCAACTAATCTAAAATTAGACTCCGTAGCAACTTACAATTGAAAGACAAACATATCGTACATTCGAGATtaaaagatttgaaagaaaagtgGGGTCCAACGTTGATTAGATGTATACATGTTTACATTCAAGTCTGAGAACAAGAACAACAGCAACCAAAACAGGATGATACTATCATCATCAAGCTGGAGAGAGGAATCGAATActtgtgtatgtacatatatacatatgcgtCTGAGATATCGACGGGCTAATTAATTTACGAGAAATCAGTGACATTCTAGCGTATCTTAATCTGCGTCAAATAAAGATATAGCGATGATGAAAAACGATATTCTATTCGATCGGTAAATAAGCCGCCTGCATTCAATTTGCGCATTGTGGCATAATCGTGAGCAATATATGCGCTCTGATTAgcatcaataaaattaaaaaataacacaacTCGAGCAAATGGTTAAAATCTATAACATCCAGACCTCGAAGGTTTCacgaaattttgtatttttaaaaattctaacGCTACCCGTTGACCTAGATCAATAATATTAGGCGAGCATGGCTCCGCTAATCCACCCAGAGTGAAGTACCTCTTCATCGCTAGCCtaatttttagattttcatttcacgtgcaaaataaattaattacttttGCGTAAAATGCATACAGCTGGTGTATAATTGTTGCTTCCCATGAAAACTGGACCTATGTATAATGGATTCGAGCAAAATCGCATACGCCAAGGCGCGCCTCACGCCTAGCACCGCTTCTGGGCGAAGAGCTGTGGATGTTGACAATGGTTCATGCGCGAGGCGATGACGCGGTCCAATGGGAGATCGAGGTTGCGGCTGAAAGGCAAAAAACACGTTTGTGTTGGTGGTGTATATAATAAGACAGGAAACCGGGGGAACGACGCAGTATCGAGCGGATCGTCCGTGAAGGTAGAAGCGGCGATAGAAAAGCGCATCGAcaacgaataaaacaaaatatcaagaagataaatttttctcctgtttGCATTAAATTGCAAAATCAATACTACGCACGATATACTTCGCATCTAAAACCCGAAATAAAACTTTATAATCGAGCAATGTCCGAGCAGCATTTCGACAAGTACGAACACTTCAACTACGATCACGACAAGCATATATTTACTGGGCACAGCGGTAAACAGAGAAGTAAACGAGAAGTAGCCGACCATACAAACCACTTCGATCCGAGCGGCCATTCCAgaaagattctcaccaaaCTGATCAACACCGAACACAACAAGAGGGTCCCGGTTAAGGCTGCATCTCCGACTACCAAGGTCTAGTCGCTCTCTGATCTTGAAATTCCATCTCCGAAATCGTCAACGGGTGAGTTTCCTCAAcctgaaacaatttttatgttataatgaattttcatttgaaacgCGTCGCGCATTACGGCGATACGTAAATAACAGAGGAAACTGCGCAATGCGCATTTACATAtgcacgcgcacacacacacatacacacacacacacatacacacacacacgcacgcacgcacacataTTCATATAATCGGAACCGGTACGCAGAGGATATGCGCGTACCGATCATTCGAGAAGCCAACTTGCTCGGCGCTTGCATTTTGAATTCGTTGAACGTTCGTTCGACCGTGAAACGATGCAGCGGCCGGCTTATCATctagtttgaaaattcttccGGAATCTTATAGAATTCGATATTCTTACCTGGTACATTCTTGTTTCCCGCAGACAGCCCTGGCGTTACCATGTTGCCAGCTCAAAACAGTGAAGCCATCCAGGCGAGATGCAGCTGCTGCATATCCGTCGTCGCGTCGTGCAGTTAACGGTGCTTCAATGGAataagggggaaaaaaaatatatatacacatgccGTAAAAAACAAGGTGTTTTGGCAACCGTTTTAACAACCTAGCTGCGTATTCGTTGCTGGCAATGTTGTCGATCTCGGAAATTCAAGAATATACAACTTCATTAATTatcttataataataataataatacatgcATTTTCTCACATTATATACTTGATACAACACTTACGCACTACACATTATTGATTACATTTATTGTTAGCGTGTTAAGATTAaaagtaacattttttttatatatacttGCAGCGTAATAAATGCTGTAGTTTAGATCTCGAAtgaaaaggtaaaaaaaattataaaaataagtataGTGTAGGCTATAACGATGATCTAGACtaaaaaaagtcaaaataaaattataaatacgtgCTCacgtaaagaaatcaaaaccCTGTATTCATACATCGGTCCGTTACCTCACACCTTCAGGTATACCTGGCCTCTCGCACATcctacattattattataatcattataGAAGTGCCTCGAGAGTATTcttaaaattattgttttggatacgtatatatacttttattttaagATTGCATGTGCCTTGTGCGTCGGAATAACAACAGGCCACCGGTGTGCCGGCTGAAAGGTCGTTTAACTTCGGCACGGTAATAGCTTGCCCCTGTATAAGTATACTGCCTCGACAAGATGCCTCGTTCTTGGGTGCTATACACGTGCAGTTCGGCCTCGGTCGCGCTCAGATGGAAGGATAAAGAAACAAGCGTACTGCGTCGTGGCCTCTAACAAACCGGCAGATCCCCCGCCGCTCTACTCCGCCTTCGCGACGACTGTATACATGTGCAAGCGTAATACAGGTCACCAATCGCGTAGGCATATCTACATACATTCGTCGGATGGaggcacacacacacaaagGCACCTGTTCGCACAACTCAGAACCTTGGATCCTTGATCCGTTTACCGGTTATCGCTTGACGATGACATTAGCTGGAAGGGGGGATTGTCGATGACGAATAAAGAATGTCATGTGGCCGtcgtttttcttataaaaatgCGGCAAATTCAGAAGAATAAAAGACATCCGCTGGAACAGTCGGTCAATCTGTAACGTCGGTAGGTCGTAACTAACGTACCGACAGTGTACTACATTACCGGCAGCCAGTACGTGTGTATAGATGATCAACTGACATTccggaaaaattgtttttgctttttttttttaacctcgCCCGTTGCAAGATAAATAACGTAACGTTACagactaacaataaattgtGGTTAACGTCTTCATTCACAAACTAGTACGATGAGAGTACTAGGATTGATTAGATCAACATGAAATGTTGCTGTATTCAAAGGTAGATCGTTGCGaattttgtaatataattGCATGCTGTATAAGGTGAGCCATACTAAACAGCATACTTTAAGCATTTTCAACTCGTGTATATTACTCTAGTTCTAgtattattgtatataaattatttcatcgcACCAATTGCAATTTAATAAACACtaattttgagaaagtttAAACGCGAAACCATTCGTTTGTTGGAAAATATGCTATATGAAACTGTGGATTCTAAAATTTCTTGTTTCATATATGCTAATGTCAAATTTAACCAGATATACTACGTTCCtgttaattattcaaacaatttgatTAATAACGTGAAGATGAAAATCTCCAGAAGTGTAACGAATTACAGAAAACGATAATGGTGTATGCTGGAAATTTTAATAACCAAACGACGCAGGAAATCGAAGTTGAActtgtttttcttgttttatttcacttcaGAAAATACCTAGAGATAATTATACAGTGTGTCGTTCAGTACATCACAAGCTAAACATTATGAACTATGTTCATTGAagcaatttcattttctctgCTTCAATGTTCATCCTCGTACCCTGTGGGAAGGGCGTTCTTGTGTGGATTGTGGAAGAAACTATGATTTCCGTCACCCCATGGGAAAGGCTGTAAATTGAAATGGGAAATGAGTCTTTATGCCGACAGTCGACACAGCTGTGAGAATTCATCCAATACTTTGTCAAGGTATCGATGAAACAATGCAtgtatcaaatatttatagtTTTCCATTAAAATCTCATAATGCATTCAATTCATGTCAAGAAATGTACGTTTGGTGACTGTAGCTAACCTTGTTCCGGATACAGAGGTATTCGTAGGGAACGAATTCTGGACGGGGCTGGTTGTGAGCCTCCTGGTGCTTGAGATAGTTGTATATGCTGCATACAATGATCGAGGGGAAGGCGACGAAGTATGAAATATTCTTCCAGAGTTTAACCGTCTCCGCTGAACGAAATAACAACCAGTAATTACAAATGGTTATATAACAAATCGTTCGCAACTACTGCTGTtgctggtgctgctgctgccgtaGCTTACTACATTACTCTAAACCCAGAATAAGTGATTCGAAgccacaagaaaaaaaatacgtgttcTGAATCTATTTGAAGCAGACTGTTAAATTGAATCAAAACTTACGTCCGTGTCCTGTCACGGCAGAGCCCCCCGTAAAATTATGTCCAGTGGAATACTTCCTCAACGAGGCGATAACCACCCGTGACGCCGCCATCTTTATTTCTGCAACTCTTAACGGGTTGACCACGAAGTTACTCCACCATAGAGCTTGAGTGCTATGCGAAACTCGGATCATCAAACGCGGTGCACTTCAGGTAGTTCCGATGATGCGCCGCGGATAGGTTGGTAccgttatcgttattattcgTCACGTTAGGTTGGGTGTCCACAGCGCTCTTCTGGTGGCCGTGAGCTAAAACTTTAAAAAGGGCTGAAACTctgattaaaattttatcgaaacgtgaaataaataattgatgtgCTCCAACACGTATGGAAAACACTATTATTCGTAAACTCCGCTTTACAGTCAAGTGAAGTTCTAGTACGTCAATTATTTACTTCACGtttcaatcaaatttgaatCAGACTTTCAGCCCTTTTAAAAGTTTCGACTCACGGCCACCAGTCAGTCGCTGCGGACACCTAGCACGACGAATTATGTATATCGAATACTAtcgattttcttcaaatagCCAACGTTCAATGGCGGTATATTCAAACGAActgatgattaaaaaatataccacATTCAACagagaatatatattttatcagtttatttttgttgtgattcaattttccaaacattAGATCTTGCAGACGAGACAACATCAGGCTGGTAGGATGTTACTTTAGTCTAAGGTTTACTATCCACGTATCCATTCGAGATTAAAATTTCAGTAGTtagatgaatgaatgaatgaagtgttttttctaaattataaagtcgcaatttattttatttatataacgGCCATTATTCTATATACAGGATCAGCACAACGCTCGTGTAAGCAGCGGCCATTTGAAGGTAGATCGCGACGAGCGCAATGACTAAACTAGGTGATAATTGCCAAATGCAAGGCAGGTAAAAGTGCAGCTTATTATTCATATACATCTTCTTTGTCTGCAATGTACCGTACAATTTCCGCCGGTTTTGTCAATCTCTCCGCATCCCTGTCGGGGATTTCAAAAC is part of the Neodiprion virginianus isolate iyNeoVirg1 chromosome 5, iyNeoVirg1.1, whole genome shotgun sequence genome and encodes:
- the LOC124305912 gene encoding nuclear protein 1; the encoded protein is MSEQHFDKYEHFNYDHDKHIFTGHSGKQRSKREVADHTNHFDPSGHSRKILTKLINTEHNKRVPVKAASPTTKV
- the LOC124305911 gene encoding cytochrome c oxidase subunit 6A2, mitochondrial-like, giving the protein MAASRVVIASLRKYSTGHNFTGGSAVTGHGPETVKLWKNISYFVAFPSIIVCSIYNYLKHQEAHNQPRPEFVPYEYLCIRNKPFPWGDGNHSFFHNPHKNALPTGYEDEH